A portion of the Bufo gargarizans isolate SCDJY-AF-19 chromosome 7, ASM1485885v1, whole genome shotgun sequence genome contains these proteins:
- the SELENOF gene encoding selenoprotein F produces the protein MVAERLLLCVVAALQAISAYGAELSSEACRDLGLSSNLLCSSCDLLGPFGLNEIEPLCRQCCQQEARLESRKMYPGAILEVCGUKLGRFPQVQAFVRSDKPKLFRGLQIKYVRGSDPVLKLLDDNGNISEELSITKWNTDSVEEFLSEKLHRL, from the exons ATGGTGGCGGAGAGGTTACTGCTGTGTGTGGTCGCCGCTCTGCAGGCG ATATCCGCCTACGGCGCTGAGCTGTCCTCGGAGGCCTGCAGAGATCTTGGCTTGTCAAGTAACTTATTGTGCAGCTCGTGTGATCTTCTCGGACCGTTTGGGCTGAATGAGATTGAGCCCCTGTGTAGACAGTGCTGCCAGCAGGAGGCACGCCTGGAATCAAGAAAA ATGTACCCAGGGGCCATTCTTGAGGTCTGTGGATGAAAACTGGGGAGGTTCCCTCAAGTCCAGG CTTTTGTCAGGAGTGACAAGCCCAAGCTTTTCAGGGGCCTGCAGATCAAG TATGTGCGTGGCTCTGACCCTGTACTGAAGCTTCTGGATGACAACGGGAACATCTCTGAAGAACTGAGCATCACCAAATGGAACACGGACAGCGTTGAAGAATTCTTGAGCGAGAAACTGCACCGTTTATAA